A window of Methanooceanicella nereidis genomic DNA:
GGTATACAAAGGACTTTCTTAGAAGGTTTAACATATCTTAAAAAAATGGTGGTCCTTTGAGCCCTTCGTGCGCTTCGTGGTGAAAGCTAATGTTCCATTGTTGCCTTTGTGTTGAAATAGAAGATATAATAATATTATGAATTACCGAAACGCATCACTAAGTAAATCATTCGACAGAAACGTTCTCTTCGTAAGCGGCAGGCACGATCACCACGAATTTACTGCCTTTGCCATGGTCTCCGGGGACCCTGTCCTCAACCCAGACCCTGCCGTTGAACTCTTCCACAAGGGTTTTCACAAGGTACAAACCTATGCCTTTTCCAGTGGCTTTCGTCTTACCTCTTTGAAGCCGGGTGAATATGATCTCCTTCATTTCATCCGATATGCCCGGGCCGTTATCCTCTATGATGAATTTATAATATTTTTTACCGTCCTCGTATATTTTAGTGATATTGATGTCTATGGTCACACTATCCGCAGAATGCTTAATAGCGTTCCATACGAGGTTTTCAAAAACGTCCTTTAATAATACGTTAGCAAGGACCTTGAATCCGGGTCGGTGAACATAATTAATGGTCACGTCCTTACCGTGTATATGAGAATATTCTTCGCTAATGGTTTTTAGTAATTCTCCCGCATCGATTATCTCGGACTTTATCTCCCCTTCTTTGACCATCTGGATCTTTCGAACGTTCTCTATAAGCTGGGAGCTGTTCTTCAATGAATCCAGGGACTTGATCAGCAAAAGCCGGTCTTCTTCTGAGAGTTCGAGTTTTTCCAGGGCCATTTCAAGATATCCCATCCCCGCCTGATTCATATTATTGATATCATGGCTCATGAGGTCGAGATAAAGCTCTACCTGAGACTTAGCCTCTCTCAGAGCCTCCTCAGCGCGCTTTCTTTCGGTAATGTCCTCATGGGTACCCAGCATGCCGATGACGTTACCCCATTTATCATGCAGGGGTATCTTATTTATGTCAAGCCATGCCTTTTTACCGTCCGCCTGCCTGACTTTTACGATTATGTTGTATTCCGGCCTGTCAGAGTCCATCACGCGGCGGTCATACGTTCTAAATGTGATCGCTTCGTCTTTACTCCAAGCAAGGTCGAAATCGGTCTTTCCTGCAATGTTCTCCGGGGCACCGATACCCGACACCTTCGCGAAATTAGTGTTACATCCCAGATATACCGAGTTAAGGTCTTTCCAGAATATTGACTGGGGGATATTATCTATAACAAGCTGAAGCATCTCCCGCTTCTCGTACAGCTCTTCTTCTGCCTTCTTTCGTCCGGTTATATCCGTGCCTATGCAGATGATCTCGGAGACTTTCCCCGTCTCGTCAAAAATAGCCTTGTTAGTCCATGCGACCCATACACGCTCTCCGTTCTTACGGATATTTTCATTTTCATTGTACTGATATTGTTCAGGATGTGAGATTATATTTCTGATGACACCTGAAAGATTACGGCCAAAAGTATCTGTTTCCGGAACGATGGTGTCAATGACGTTCTTTCCCATTATCTCCTCTTCATTATATCCGAAGAAAGACTGCGCGAACTCGTTGAAAAATATTATATTGCCTGCGGGGTCCATTCTTAAAATGATACTGTTCGCATTCTGCACGAGTTCCCTGTACTTTGCCTCGCTTTCCCTGAGCGCATTATCCACGCGCTTAAGCTCGGTGACGTCCCTTACAATGCTCGCGTACAGCATTCTGCCCTTTATGTTCACCACCTGGATATGGACTTCCACCGGCATTACAGTCCCGTCCTTCTTCAAGTGGGCGGACTCGTACACTGCACGTCCCGTGGTAAATAGTGACTCCATACGAGGCCTTATGAGCTTTTTGTAGTCCTCCGTCAGAATGTCCCTCAGTTTCATTCCCAGGAGCTCTTCTCTGGTATATCCGCGGGTCTTATATGCGGCTTCGTTTACGTAAATTATCTTACCATCAAAGTCATGTACAAAAACGGAGTCTGTGGCGCTGTCAAGCAGCAGCGACTTGAATTCAAGCTCTTCCTGGGCCTCTTTTCGCTTTGTGATATTGACGATGCTCGAGACTGCAGACATGATACGGCCATCCTTATCTATCACCGGAGCGCTGCTCATGAGCACTGTCAGTCTCCTGCCGTCCTTATGGCAGATCACCACTTCTTTGTTGTTGATATATTCGCCATGGTACAATGACCTGGAAAGCGGCAGGTCCTCCGGATGTACCGGGCTTCCGTCCGGATTTAAAAGCTCATAAGAGGTCGGCCCCATATCTTCCGCATATCCGAACGCAGGTATATCAAAAAGGTCTTTTGCGCAGTTCGTAAAATACGATATCTTACCTGTGTTGGATTCAGCCACGACTACCCCTATCGGGACGGTGTCCAGGATCGTCTGTAACGTCCCGCGGGCCCGGGCGAGCTCAGCAGTCCTTTCTTCAACCCTTATCTCAAGCTGATCGCGGGCTCTTCGCAGCTCCTCCTCCATATTCCTGCGGTCGGTGATGTCTACATCCATGCAGTAGACTTCAACGACCGAGCCGTGTTCAAATATGGGAAAAATCGAAGAATATACCCATCGCTGTTTACCGGCCTTTGTAAGGACTTTCCATTCATTACCCGATGAAGACTCCCCTGTTCGCACTATGTGACCTAGCGTTTTTTCAAAGGTGTCCGTCTGGTCCGGACATATCAGTATATCCTGCATCTTACGCCCGATGACCTCTTCGACTTTGTATCCATACAGATCCTTACTGGCCGTGTTCCAGTGAAGGATCGTCCCCTCTTTATCAAAGCCCTGTATAGCCACAAGAGGCGTGTTCTCAAAAATAGCCTCGAAACGTTTTAAAGCGTCCATAAGAGCTTCTTCTGCAAGTCTCTTTTCGGTGATGTCCCTCAGGGACTCGATAGCGCCGATGAAATTGCCTTCTTTATCGCAAAGCTTTGTGGCAGTGCCGTGTAGATAAACGTTCTTACCTTTGAGCCTGGCCTTTATCGAAGGGCATTCGAGCTTGCCGTCAGCCTTATACACATACTTATATTTTGTTAGCTCCTCATCAGGCAGGTCCACAAGGTCGATCAGCATCGGGCCTCTTCGCCCGTAAAACGGAACGGAGTATTCATGATCGCCCTTTCCCATCATGTCTCCGGCTTGGACACCGGTCATATCCTCCATGGCCTTGTTCCATGCTACGACATTATGGTTATTATCGATGATCAATGTGGCATCCGGATAAAATTCTATGATGTTAGATAGCATCCTGTGCGATTCATTCAATTTATCGTACAGGAGGTCCTTTCTTTCTGACAGGGACCCGACGACGACCGCCACTATGACAAATATTATCGCCCTTATTAAAGAGTTAGGCATGACCGTGCCTGAAATTATCACGTTAGATATAACATGGAACAAGCCCAGGAACAGAGCGACATATATGGCTTTTTTACGGTACCAGAGGCCTGCCAGGATAATAGGGATATAAAATAGGTGAGTGAAAACGATGTCAATACCCAGGTATATGTTAACATAGATGGTCAGGAGTATGCATAATAAAAGAAGCGATCCCAGTATAATAAGCCGGAATTTATTCTTCTGTGAGCTTATTCTCTCGAACATATCTATGCGCCAGCATTATTTCTACGCTAACTACCATTTTTCATATTATTCGTTCATTTTATATATTTCTAAGTATATTAATCATTATTAGAGCAAGCAATTATTATATAAGGTCGGCCTTATCCTTACTGTACAATGTTTTATAATCGATTTATAATAATTATCCTTTAAGTATAAATAATAAACATATCAATCAAATGAAAATAAATTTAACGTATTTTTGTTTTTAAAAAAAAGTAATGTCATTACTTATTTTTACTCTCTACCATACCAAAGAAATATTTATGGATCCGGAGATCATCCGTAAGCTCCGGATGGAATGCAAGCGCAAGTAAATTTCCCTGCCTGGCGGCCACTATGAGGTCGTCGATCTTAGCCAGTACTTCGACATTCTCCCCCGCCCCGGTGATTGCTGGCGCCCTTATAAATATAGCATTAAATGGCGGGCCGTTTATTAGCTCAGGCATGTCAAGCTCCATCTCGAATGATTCTCTCTGCCTTCCGAAAGCGTTTCTGTTGACGGATATATCCATGATCCCCAGCAGCCTCTGGCAAGTCTTTTCGACCTGATCGTCGCCTTTATTTGCCATCATGATAAGCCCGGCACAGGTACCCATCACGGGCATGCCTTCTTTTACCCGGTCCTTGATCTCCTGAGCTATGCCCTCGGACCATGCGAGCCTGCAAACAGTAGTGCTTTCTCCCCCGGGGATTATGATCGCGTCGCAGGAGGGGACTATGCCCTTATGCTTTATCTTAACGACTTCGCCTTTACCATTAAGCGCTTTCTTAGCGGCCTCGACATGTTCCTCTACGTTACCCTGTAAAGCTATAACTCCGATCTTCATTTTACTGCACCAGATTAACGGGGTTATCATGCACGTACAAGCTTTAAAACTTTTTTGTTAAAGCCGGATAAAACGAATGACGGCTTATTCGGGGTATATCGCATATCAAGATGTTTCAGCAGCCCCGGATGCTAAAGGGACAGTATCCCCCCGATGATCCCCCAGTAAATGCCTTAGTTCCCTGAAAAATGAAGCTTCCCTGTCCGAGTCTTTCGGAGCTTTTATGGGCACTTCCATAAACGGTATATAGATACCTCTTTTTCTTAGCTCTTCCGCAAGTATCTCCACGTTTATCCCGGATGACCTGACCTCGCATGCGGACTCAAGTTCGCGCACTTCGATTATCTCGAATCCACGCCTGTCAGTCCTGTGGCTGCCCCATGAAAGTCCGCAATTTGGGCTGCCCTCGACTGCCAAAAAGCATACAGGCTGATAGTGTCTTGATACGAACTCTTCGACAAGGTCGATTTCTGGCTGCATTATTTCTTTACAGTGTTTTCGGTAAAAGGTATTATCATACTGCTGCCTGCCCATAGGCCACCTTATGAGGCCGTTGGCCGTAGTTTCAGGGCATGGAAGTTGTATTATACCCACCCCATTTTCCAGCAGATATGAGAACAGCCTGCTCGACAACTGAAAATTCCTGCCGGAGAGATATACTCTGCAAAAAGGGTTTAGAAGACAATTAGATGATAAAATGAACCGTTTTTTCCTGGTCAATTTCGTATCCCCATTTTACTTGAAATGGTATATAGAAATCAGTTGATGATAAAAAGTACAAAAATATTAATTTATTTTTCGTTTTTGTTTGAAATTATGAGGACTATGGCTAAACGCCATATGTCCTGAGCCAAAAATAGTTAGAGCTTTTAGTCTTTGCTCGATGCGATATACATCATATCGCTGAGTATCGCGCTCGCTGTCTCTATAGACCCTGCGCCTTTCCCTATGACCATGATGTCTCCGGCGAGTTCGGTCTGCATGAGGGCGGCGTTCAGTGTTCCCTGGACTGCCAGCGGATGTGTTTTCGGCACAAGCCTCGGGCTTACTCTAAGGATGCTCTCCTCCCCGTTCGGCCTGACCTCTCCGATAAGCTTAACGACATAGCCGTCATCGCTCGCCAGTTTCAGGGCGTCAAGGGTGATGCTTGAGATGCCTACGATGTCGACGTCGTCCAGCTTTACGTCCATGCCGAATACTGCGTTAGCCAGTATCACGAGCTTAAGTGCAGTATCTATGCCTTCCACGTCATAGGTCGGGTCCGCCTCGGCATAGCCCAGCTCCTTTGCTTCGGACAGGACCATATCATAAGGCAGCTCCTCGGTGATCATGCGCGTGAGAATGTAGTTGCAGGTACCGTTGAATATGCCCATAATGCTCTTTATCTTATTACCAGCCAGCGGAGTGCGGGCCAGGTTAAAGACGGGCATAGCGCCCCCTGCGGTGGCCTCAAATAAGAGCTTAACGTTGTTCTCCTTCGACAGGCCCAGGAGCATCTTATACTGGTTTGCCAGTGGGCCTTTATTCGAGGTCACAACATGTTTGCCGCGGGATAATGCCTCGATTATATAGGATAAGCCAGGCTCTCCGGTCCTGGCGTCCGTCGGCGTGACCTCTACAAGGATGTCATAGTCGACGTTCTTTACGACGTCCAAGCTTGACATGCTCACCCTTTTTAGTGTGCCTTCGCGCTTTTGCTTCAGCGCAGACGATATATCGATCCCTTTCGGGTCCAGCACTGCGCCCTTAGAATCTGTGATGGCGACTATCTTGAATTCGGCATGCGCCTCATCGAATATGCCGTTGCGGGACGCGATGACCTTTGCGACTCCCTGGCCGACACTTCCGAAGCCGACGATAGCGACCTTAAATGACCTCAATCACATCCCCTCCGTGTCTATGGGCTCTATGATAAGCAGTTCCTTTTCCTTTGAGATGTCCCTGAGAAGCTTTACAGCCTTCTTCATCTCATCTTTGCCGGTCGCGTTTATCCCGATGCGTGCGGATGATTTTAAGTTAATGCCGGGCATGCTCATTGCGAGGTCGACTACCTCCGCATAGCCCGTTGAGTCGATCTGGTCAATAGTATCGCGAATGTCGGAATGGATTATGTGTCCCACTATCAGAATGGTCTCGTGCACCAGCAGCTTTGCCTCATCTACCCTGACCACCTTTATATCCCTCGATTCGAGCTTATTCTTCAGCTCGGTCAGGCCGTCCTCCATGTCGACTATGACCTGTATGGGGATAGTGCCGCGCGGTGTCCGGTTCTCGTGGTGGTGCACTACGCTTACAATATTACCTCCCGCGTCCGATATCGGCTCAAGGGCCCTTACCAGCTGTCCGGGGATGTCCTTTAGCTCTAGATCCATCGTTATTCTCATAAAAATGCCTTCCGCTGTACAATTGACCGTTTAAAAGGCTCGATACTATTAGTAGCCCGGACAAATATAAGTTTATTGGTGCGACAATGGATGTATCGGAAGCGATAGAAACAAGACGTGCGATCAGGTCTTTTAAAAAGGAAAGGCCGTCAAAGGAGCAGATCAAAAGGATATTACATGCGGGCCATATGGCGCCCTCCGCGGGGAACCTTCAGGGAAGGGATTTCATCATTATCGAGGAGGACAGTATCAAGAGGAGCCTGAGTATAGCTGCTCTTGGCCAGACGTTCATCATGGAGGCCCCTGTTTGCATAGTCTCCTGCGCCAATACACCCAGAAGCGCCTCCAAGTACGGTTCCCGCGCCGCGATGTATGCTATTCAGGATGCGTCCATCGCGGTCATGAACATGATGCTGATGGCGCGAGATCTGGGACTGGGCACCTGCTGGGTGGGAGCCTTCGATGAAAATAAAGTTGCGGAAATACTGGGTTTACCGGACGGCGTACGCCCGGTGGCAATAGTTCCTCTCGGATATCCGGATGAAAAGCCCGAAGCGCCGCCCAGGCTTGGAGACAGGATAGAGCACTGGAATGGCTGGTAACTGCATATATGCTCATGGCCCGGTATTAGATATTAGGTGATTGAGTCGTTAACAACAGTAACGCTTAGTAGTCTATTCCCCATATTCGTGAGTCATATGGATATCCTGATTACAGAAATGAAGGATATACGAAAGTTATTTGTTAACCACAAAGCGCACAAAGGCGAACAAGGAACACAAAGAACTTTTTTAGAAGATTAGCATATACTAAAAAAAATTTGTGTTCATTGTTCGCCTTCGTGCGCTTCGTGGTTAACAGTTTAGTGTACCTTGTTCGCCTTCGTGCGCTTCGTGGTTAACAGTCTAGTGTACCTTACTCGCCTTCGTGCGCTTCGTGGTTAACAGTATAGTGTACCTTACTCGCCTTCGTGCGCTTCGTGGTTAACAATATAGTGTTCCTTGTTCGCCTTCGTGCGCTTTGTGGTGAAAAAGAAACTATAAAACTTAGAATTAACAGGACACACCATTTATTAAGTTCATCTCAACGACTCAAAGACGAGTTAATTCATTAAAACGATCAAAAATCCATCAATTAACTATACCATCATAAAAAAATCATGGAGCTTTAAAATCCTTAAAGCCCTTTATTTTTTAGAAGTATCATTTCAAGGTAAGATTCGCGAATGAACTCTCCCTCGATGCCAAGGCTTTTTATCAAAGAGAACAGCTTTTCCCTTTTTTCATCGACCTCGCCCATGCCGTTCGCCTGCATCTCGAACTCGATAAAATCCCCCAGACCGTCCACTCTGTCAACACATATCTCCGCGTCCATTAAATGATATATTTCACGCTGCTTTGATACGCTCAGAGTCTTCTTAAATCCCAGCGACAGGAGAATATCCTCCATTTTTGAATAATTATCGACCTCAACCTCAACCTCTTTTCTGGTCTTGCTTTTAAGGTCGAGCTTTTTACCTTTATAGGTCATATAGACTTTACCGGATTGCTCCCTTAGCCTTAACGCTTCATCGGTCTCCCCGAAATCCCTGTGAGGCGCGTTATAATAAGAGTCCGTCTGGCGAACCGATTTTTCAAATACTGCGCCGGCGTCCTTTAAAACCTGTATTATGTCATTATTGCCGGACCTTACTTTCATTTCAACTTCTATCATCCATGTATCAAAGGTCAATAATGGATATAATCTTTTCAGATATTTGCCCCATCATTTTAGATTATCCCGTAAAAAATGGCAGTATAAGTGATGAGTTCGGAGTGTAATAAATCATATCATGAGCGCATTAGACCTGGCCAAAGCGCTTGCTTTAATAAGTATATTTACCTACCGGTTTTCGAAAGGAGCCTCATCGGTAGCGGGCGGCATGAGCTATGATGCCATGAAGGCAGTGGACATGTCCGGATTGATGGAATACCTGGCAGGGAGCGACAGAGTATCCGCAAGAGACGTTCTTGAAAAGTATAAGCAATATTACATTTCCAGCGCAGATAAGACGCGGGCAAGGCTAGAACTGGCAAAGTCAAGGGTTAAGGCTGCGTCGATAAGCGAAGAAGAGAAGAGATGGCTGATCAGAAAGCTTGAGGAAGGCACAGGATGGCTCAAGGAGCTCGGGTCAAAAATTGCATCGGCGAAGGGAGAGGCGGGATTTAATAAAGTGACTACGGGCATATTTGATAAATGGCATCTGATCAAATTACTCCCGTCCAGCGCCGAAGGATGCGCGTTGACCGCCTCGATGCGGAGCGATATTAAAAGGATCAGAATGAATAGCGGGCTTACGAGCGAAAAAGCCGTGTACTTATCGGAGGCCGGGGATCACAATATACGGGCATATAACCTATTCCGCACCATTATGAGACTGGATGTGAGATCTGACCTGTGGGAAGCCGAAGAGATGAGGCTCGAAGCATATAAGGAAGCTTCGGCGGCCTTAGAAAAGTTGAAAAAGATAAACGGATGACATTAGCGGGCTATGATAATGCCTTATATCGATATATTGCAGATAATATGGCGCGACCCGGTATCATGAAGTATATTTGTTACCGGATAATTTTTTAAATATCCATTTTAAATAGTATTTTATGACAGTATCAAACAAGCCTGAGGCGGTCATACTGGACATAGATAATACAGTACTCTCGTGCGACCTCAGGCGGGCTTTGTTCTGTTCGGAGATCCTGGGCAGGCATGTTTCCGAGGAAGAGGTCAGGCATGACCTTTATTGCAGCAGGTTATTGTCCGGGAAAATGCAGGAGAGATATTTTAACGCATTTTTATCAACACGCCTGATGTCCGTCGACGTGCCGTATCCCCTGGCTGTCGATACCATAGAGGTCATAAGGGACCGAGGCGTGAAGATCGTGTATCTTTCCGGCAGGTTCAAAAGCCCTGCGGATAAGGAAAAGATCACGATAGAGCATATGAAGAGGCATGACCTTTACAAAGACGGCGACGTGGCTATCTTCAAGCCCTCGTCGAGCGTACATGATCGGGACTTTAAAAAAGACGCCATATCTTCTTTGAAAAGAAAATATGATATTTTATGGGCTATGGAGGATACTCCCCGGAATCTCAGAGTATTCAAGGACTTCGGCATATTCAGCGTGGGTATAACGACTAGCTACCCGCCCATAAGATTTGATTTTGCCGATCTTGTGGTCGATGGATGGAGCGAGCTAAAGAAACTGATAGAAGAAAAGAATGATTGCGCTTTTCATGATAAAAACGATCAAAGTAACGTACAGTAAAGACGTTAAGCATTAATGACAGTAATGGTGCTGGAAAAGGATAATGGATTGTCAGCAGCCGTGACCATCCAGTAACATATAGATATCCGAGACCTTACCCGGCTTCAAAGATGACAGGTTAACGTAGCAGAACGGGCAGTATGTGACTATCTTTGCGGAATTTCCGTCTACAACTTTCCTTGCTTTTGAGCTTGCAAGTGACTTATCGAAGGACATAACGCCCCCTCCGGCGCCACAGCATGGGCCTGCGCTTTCCTTTCTGGAACCCGGGAGTATTTTACGCACGGTACCGGCTTTTTCTCTGGCATGGCATGGATCCTGGATCGCGAAGTCGCCTTCTAAAGTAGTCGATCCGCTCAATAAGTCAACGGCAAGGATGACCTCCGGGTCGAATCCATCCTGTCCCCGGTAATATTTATTGAAAGCATTGTAACAGCCCGGACAGATCGTTATTATCCGTTTAACGCCGGCCGTTTTGAATTTTTGTATATTTTTCCTGACGGCCCCGGATCCAGATGCCCGGTCCCCCATGTTGAATAATATGTTGCCGCAGCAGGTCTCATCGCTTATCGTGCTGTATTCGATGCCCTTGCGTTTTAGCAGGTTTTCTGCCGCCGTTAGTATTTCCGGAGTTTTATAGGTGGGTGTGCATCCTCTGAATAGCACGGTCTCTTTGATGCCCCCGGTATTTTCCCTGCGTACAGGCATCATGCCGTATGGATTACCGAACTCGTTGATGTTTTTGTTTATCCTGGTCAAATGAGGCGCAACGAGGCCTTTGTTCACAGCAGTGTTTCTTACGCTCAGATTCAGGTCCGCCAGCCTGCAGTTATTACATAATGCACACCTGTAAAGTCCGTCAAGGTCTTTTTCATTCAGGCTGCCGGTCACCCTTGTCTTTAAATAATAATATAAAGAGCTTAGCGGTAAGCAATCTCTTGTATCAATGTTTTCATCATATGTCTTACTGGATATTTTTTGAGTAATTGATGATCCCTCCATTTCGGTTCGTGTTTTTCCTGTCGATCATCGGCTTTATAGCGGCTTCGCCGGATATTTCGCGGGAAGCGCTCATAATATCAGGTAAAAAGGTATGTTTAACATACTGTTATTACCAATTAAATCGATGTTATGTAAGCTATTTATTGATTATTGATTAAGTTAATATACCATGGTATATCATTAAATTTTAAATACTCTGGAGTAAGATATGCGATGGGCGGCAGAACAAGAGCGAGA
This region includes:
- a CDS encoding PAS domain S-box protein, whose translation is MFERISSQKNKFRLIILGSLLLLCILLTIYVNIYLGIDIVFTHLFYIPIILAGLWYRKKAIYVALFLGLFHVISNVIISGTVMPNSLIRAIIFVIVAVVVGSLSERKDLLYDKLNESHRMLSNIIEFYPDATLIIDNNHNVVAWNKAMEDMTGVQAGDMMGKGDHEYSVPFYGRRGPMLIDLVDLPDEELTKYKYVYKADGKLECPSIKARLKGKNVYLHGTATKLCDKEGNFIGAIESLRDITEKRLAEEALMDALKRFEAIFENTPLVAIQGFDKEGTILHWNTASKDLYGYKVEEVIGRKMQDILICPDQTDTFEKTLGHIVRTGESSSGNEWKVLTKAGKQRWVYSSIFPIFEHGSVVEVYCMDVDITDRRNMEEELRRARDQLEIRVEERTAELARARGTLQTILDTVPIGVVVAESNTGKISYFTNCAKDLFDIPAFGYAEDMGPTSYELLNPDGSPVHPEDLPLSRSLYHGEYINNKEVVICHKDGRRLTVLMSSAPVIDKDGRIMSAVSSIVNITKRKEAQEELEFKSLLLDSATDSVFVHDFDGKIIYVNEAAYKTRGYTREELLGMKLRDILTEDYKKLIRPRMESLFTTGRAVYESAHLKKDGTVMPVEVHIQVVNIKGRMLYASIVRDVTELKRVDNALRESEAKYRELVQNANSIILRMDPAGNIIFFNEFAQSFFGYNEEEIMGKNVIDTIVPETDTFGRNLSGVIRNIISHPEQYQYNENENIRKNGERVWVAWTNKAIFDETGKVSEIICIGTDITGRKKAEEELYEKREMLQLVIDNIPQSIFWKDLNSVYLGCNTNFAKVSGIGAPENIAGKTDFDLAWSKDEAITFRTYDRRVMDSDRPEYNIIVKVRQADGKKAWLDINKIPLHDKWGNVIGMLGTHEDITERKRAEEALREAKSQVELYLDLMSHDINNMNQAGMGYLEMALEKLELSEEDRLLLIKSLDSLKNSSQLIENVRKIQMVKEGEIKSEIIDAGELLKTISEEYSHIHGKDVTINYVHRPGFKVLANVLLKDVFENLVWNAIKHSADSVTIDINITKIYEDGKKYYKFIIEDNGPGISDEMKEIIFTRLQRGKTKATGKGIGLYLVKTLVEEFNGRVWVEDRVPGDHGKGSKFVVIVPAAYEENVSVE
- the pdxT gene encoding pyridoxal 5'-phosphate synthase glutaminase subunit PdxT translates to MKIGVIALQGNVEEHVEAAKKALNGKGEVVKIKHKGIVPSCDAIIIPGGESTTVCRLAWSEGIAQEIKDRVKEGMPVMGTCAGLIMMANKGDDQVEKTCQRLLGIMDISVNRNAFGRQRESFEMELDMPELINGPPFNAIFIRAPAITGAGENVEVLAKIDDLIVAARQGNLLALAFHPELTDDLRIHKYFFGMVESKNK
- a CDS encoding homoserine dehydrogenase, giving the protein MRSFKVAIVGFGSVGQGVAKVIASRNGIFDEAHAEFKIVAITDSKGAVLDPKGIDISSALKQKREGTLKRVSMSSLDVVKNVDYDILVEVTPTDARTGEPGLSYIIEALSRGKHVVTSNKGPLANQYKMLLGLSKENNVKLLFEATAGGAMPVFNLARTPLAGNKIKSIMGIFNGTCNYILTRMITEELPYDMVLSEAKELGYAEADPTYDVEGIDTALKLVILANAVFGMDVKLDDVDIVGISSITLDALKLASDDGYVVKLIGEVRPNGEESILRVSPRLVPKTHPLAVQGTLNAALMQTELAGDIMVIGKGAGSIETASAILSDMMYIASSKD
- a CDS encoding amino acid-binding protein; the protein is MRITMDLELKDIPGQLVRALEPISDAGGNIVSVVHHHENRTPRGTIPIQVIVDMEDGLTELKNKLESRDIKVVRVDEAKLLVHETILIVGHIIHSDIRDTIDQIDSTGYAEVVDLAMSMPGINLKSSARIGINATGKDEMKKAVKLLRDISKEKELLIIEPIDTEGM
- a CDS encoding nitroreductase family protein, with translation MDVSEAIETRRAIRSFKKERPSKEQIKRILHAGHMAPSAGNLQGRDFIIIEEDSIKRSLSIAALGQTFIMEAPVCIVSCANTPRSASKYGSRAAMYAIQDASIAVMNMMLMARDLGLGTCWVGAFDENKVAEILGLPDGVRPVAIVPLGYPDEKPEAPPRLGDRIEHWNGW
- the cyaB gene encoding class IV adenylate cyclase, whose amino-acid sequence is MIEVEMKVRSGNNDIIQVLKDAGAVFEKSVRQTDSYYNAPHRDFGETDEALRLREQSGKVYMTYKGKKLDLKSKTRKEVEVEVDNYSKMEDILLSLGFKKTLSVSKQREIYHLMDAEICVDRVDGLGDFIEFEMQANGMGEVDEKREKLFSLIKSLGIEGEFIRESYLEMILLKNKGL
- a CDS encoding HAD family hydrolase produces the protein MTVSNKPEAVILDIDNTVLSCDLRRALFCSEILGRHVSEEEVRHDLYCSRLLSGKMQERYFNAFLSTRLMSVDVPYPLAVDTIEVIRDRGVKIVYLSGRFKSPADKEKITIEHMKRHDLYKDGDVAIFKPSSSVHDRDFKKDAISSLKRKYDILWAMEDTPRNLRVFKDFGIFSVGITTSYPPIRFDFADLVVDGWSELKKLIEEKNDCAFHDKNDQSNVQ
- a CDS encoding (Fe-S)-binding protein, giving the protein MEGSSITQKISSKTYDENIDTRDCLPLSSLYYYLKTRVTGSLNEKDLDGLYRCALCNNCRLADLNLSVRNTAVNKGLVAPHLTRINKNINEFGNPYGMMPVRRENTGGIKETVLFRGCTPTYKTPEILTAAENLLKRKGIEYSTISDETCCGNILFNMGDRASGSGAVRKNIQKFKTAGVKRIITICPGCYNAFNKYYRGQDGFDPEVILAVDLLSGSTTLEGDFAIQDPCHAREKAGTVRKILPGSRKESAGPCCGAGGGVMSFDKSLASSKARKVVDGNSAKIVTYCPFCYVNLSSLKPGKVSDIYMLLDGHGC